The segment ACCGCGGAACATGATCGTGACCTTCACCTTGGAACCCGCTTCGAGGAACCGGACGACGTGACCCTTCTTGGTCTCGTAGTCGTGGTCGTCGATCTTCGGGCGGAGCTTCTGCTCCTTGATGACGGTCATCTGCTGGTTACGGCGGGACTCGCGCTTCTTCTGCGCCGCCTCGTACTTGAACTTGCCGTAGTCCATGATCTTGCACACCGGCGGGCGTGCGTCAGGCGCAACCTCTACCAGGTCCAAGTCGGCTTCGTAAGCCAGGCGAAGCGCATCTTCAACACGCACAATGCCCACCTGCTCTCCGCCAGGTCCGACCAAGCGGACCTCGGGGACGCGGATGCGCTCGTTGATGCGGGTTTCAGTGCTGATGTGGCCTCCTCGATCAATGTTTTCCATGTGGCCGGCCAAATGGACTGGCAAGCGTGAGGAGATTCGAGGCCCAGAACACCAGTGTGCCCGTCGG is part of the Gordonia phthalatica genome and harbors:
- the infC gene encoding translation initiation factor IF-3, which codes for MENIDRGGHISTETRINERIRVPEVRLVGPGGEQVGIVRVEDALRLAYEADLDLVEVAPDARPPVCKIMDYGKFKYEAAQKKRESRRNQQMTVIKEQKLRPKIDDHDYETKKGHVVRFLEAGSKVKVTIMFRGREQSRPELGYRLLQRLGDDVAEYGFVETSAKQDGRNMTMVLAPHKGAKTRAKAQQPHQGS